Below is a genomic region from Betta splendens chromosome 8, fBetSpl5.4, whole genome shotgun sequence.
tAAGAAAAAGTGCTTGGATGCATAAAtgtaaagacaaaaaacaagacTACACCTAATCTCCTGGTGGTTACAGGAGCTAATGAAAGgaggtcatttataattaacACAACTGGATAGTTCAGTTGGTCGTGTTACTACTCATCACAAATGACCATGCTCTTCTGGAATCATCACTATCATTGTCCCAGAGTCTCCATAATCACGCCCCAGTACACCCAGTCTTTCTGAAAACCCTTATCACAGTCAATGCACGTGTTGCATAGTACCGTAAAACTCTGTGTACATCTAACTAAGTCGTGACCTTGTAGCAGAGGCCCtccattattatattatattctgGTACtcaaaaaaatgttatttacatatttacccTGGGGGAAATTTTCTCCTATTAGCAAACAATCAAcatgttttaaacatttaaacaccacTTAGCCCCATAGATAGATAATGAGACAAAGATAGGAAGTGATTAAAATGGCAGTCATTCTGTGTCTAATCGTACATGATTGTGCCTTTCTGATTATTTCCATGTCTCCTGGAGCCTGGAATAGCTCAGCATATATGTTTTGTGTCTACTTGTAGTCATTTAATTGGCTTTTCGTGTAGAAATGTTAGCAAAATCTCTCTTACAACACTTGCTTAGGGGCCATTTGCTCTCTTGCACAGCGGTCAGTGATCCATCCGTCAGCCAATATAACAGTGGCTGTAACATATTTTTAACATCTTTACCCAGTCTAACAAATTATCAGCACAAATGATAAAATGATGGCCTCTACATCCTCAGCTGGAGAGGGTATCACCACTAGAAACATGCCAATCTAGGATGTAGACTACTTAGCAGGAAGAGAAGTTTCTACAAGCATTTTTTTCCAAAGGTGACATAGAGATGAACAATTCATACAAAAACGATGTAGAGCACACTTAGTTAATTCACAGGAGACGTTTAGGACGTAAAGCACGACATAAGGccttagaaaaaataaaacaatgtcacTGCATAAACAGAATcagtataaaacaataaaactgccCATACTCTTATAGAATACCAAATAAACTAACTTTTGTAATGGTTCTATAAAATGATGGGGTAACAGCAATGAAAGTCACTCATATATTCAGTTTCATCTGATGAACTATTTGTCTGACAGGGTTTAACAGTGCTACACTTAATACAATGTGTAGTTcctacatcttttttttttaagaggaaATTCATATTTTCTATAAACAACATTTCAACAGAGCACTTTGAAACGCCGACACCACAAATGTCATGTTTTTTCTGCGCTAATGATTAATGAGTAATCAGGCGTGCTTTAGTTGCCCGAAGATGACGTCTGACCCATGAAAGATTTAAAAGAAAGCACATCTTCACCATGAAAATTTGAAATGCTGTTGCCCTCTTTAACCAAGAGTTAAGGACAGAGTCGTGACCTGCTGGTATGAAAGATTGTTTCTCTGCTGACCTAATAGAAACATGTAGATTAGCTTTGCAGCTCAGATCAGCTCTTGCTTGTGTAAGCATGATTTTCTTTGCATTGTGCTGCAATGGCCACCAAGTTCAGGCCATAGTTGAATTCAGTGTTCCACTGCACAGTGTAAAACACACTATACCCCATTGGCAACAGACTCTCCTGACAAACAGAACACCAAAACTTTTCATGATTTTGGATACTGAGTGAACGATGAGCATTAAGACACCGGAATGAAAAGGGAAAAGATGACGTACAGGCAGCGATACTGATCCTACGACTGCTCAACACATCCAGGTTATTGGTTTCACATCTGTGTAACACTGATGGGAATCTTGCAGCAGGTGTGTCCTCAGATGCTGGAGGACAGCGACGACTGCCAGTGTTTAAAAGGAGGTAAGATTCGAAATGTGCGTTCATGTCCAGCGACACCTCTTCCTCTGACAGGCTTCTGGGTCGGACGTACAACCCTCTGAGTCGCTCTCAGAGGATGACGGTCCAGCCAGGCGAGGGACGGGCAGACGCGGGGAGCGCTCCGGTCCATCTGGGCTTTCCTCTGTGGAGCCACTGTTCAGACTGAGCACCCAGCCCAGTTTGTTGTGGAGCAACTGGCGAAGGCctggcggcagcggcagcacctCCAGAGTGTCTATACATTCTGGCAGCAGCTGGCGAAGGCGAGCGCAGCAGAGGTACAGGAGGGAGGTGGGTGCAGAGCAGGACCTGATCACCTTCATGCTGCTCTTTGCTGCAGTGGAGCAGGCCATCGGATAAAACCTCTTATTCTGTAGCTCGGTGGTAGCAACACCTGgggtaaaaaaaatcaagtcaCTGTCAGTATTTGTGTAATATGTATAATATGTTGTTTCAGTATCACACTTAATCCTATAAAGTAAATCTGCACTCATCTGTAGCTCATCTATGGTGTCACAGCCAAGATAAGAAAAAAAGTGTGATTTCTAATTTCACATAAAACATTAAGACCTCAGTAGAAGTGAATGAAGACAgtctaataaataaacacattttgctTTGGTGTCCCGAGTCATACTGAAAGCAGAACCAAACATGTTGGTTGGAACTCTTTTTAGCTGTAGTCATGATgatgttaaaaaataatttacttCTACTTCTGTGTACAGAATAACCGCGAAGGAAAATAAGAACAAGCAAGGGTCTCAATTGTTAAACCAGgaatttataatttttttgtaCAAATATAGAGAAGTGTCTGAAATGCAAAGAACGATTGCGTAACTAACCTATGCACTTTCGATTCTTAAAGAATGTCAGTGTGCCGTGCCACGTGTCCAGATGGACTCCAATTATAGACCCCTGTCCAAACCGGGAAGAGAAGTTTGTCTTGTCTCCTTTATGATGCAACAACCCTGAAAATGGAAGACAAAAAATATTTCACTTGCACAAGAAGCACTCTGATCAGTTACGAGGACAGCACATCCGGTGGTGGTCGTACCAGTGTAAGAGAGTCCCCAGCTGTCTGTATCTTTTCCCAGCAGGCTACAGAACgtgtgtctgtatttgtctaGGTTAACATCAGAGGTACCAATGCCCACCATCTGCACGAAAAAGAACCATTATGAATCAAAACAAAGCTTCTTTAAATGTATACATGTTCGACTGTTAATATACTCTGACATTTGACTGAACTTTGTTTACCATGTCTGTTCCATAAACTGGGGATGTCATCTTGATTTCCCAGAAGTGCTGCCCATCAGCCAGCTCCTTGGAACCACGGATCGCAGCTGTGCCGCAGCTGTACTCCGAGTGGAAATTCACTTTGCGATTGTCGCAGCTCAGCATTGTTGCTGTTGAACGACTGTTGGTGTCCCACACCCAATCAAAATCTGAAACATCACAAGTCACAGATATTGACGTGACTTATAGTTATTAAGAGTTATTATGCAGCAGGTGCCACGGACCTTGGTCATCCTCGCCACAGTGACAGTCTTTAACTTGGTGAAAGCCTCGTAGACGAGGGTTGTAGCTGGTCTCAGCTTGCGAATCACAGCCACAGTAAGACTCTCCAGTGACAGGAACTGCGCTGGGCACCGGAGGAACGATCACTGTAGAGAAGTCTGCCTCCGAGTCTGAATCACTGAACTAAAGAAACATATTTACATGCACATTAAATGGTAAAAACAGAACAGCTAGACTCACCGCTTTCTGTGGAAAACCATTTGTTTAGATATAGATAGCTTGAAGTGCTGAGCTTCAAGCATGGGACTAACAACAAGCACACTCTGTTTAGAACTTTGTTTCCCAGGAATCCCTGAGGTGCCGATGCCAGACTTCTCAGTGGCTCAACCTTACACAACCTTACAATCTCCTGTCTGCAGCGCAAACAAGGCGCATCATATGACACGTTCCAAGTCCACAGGCGGCTGAGGTTTATTCCAGACTTGTATTCCTACCTCAAGGCGGTCATAGCTCCATTCATCACTCTCAGAGGCCAACACCAGGGCTCGGGCGTCTGCATCCTGCCGTATCCCACCCCACACGTATCGCCACGCACGACTGTTCCTGCTTCTTCTAGACATGACAGCTGACGGGTGAAGAAACCCGACGGTCAGTTCAGGTTTAGTCCAGATGTTAGAAGAACCGTCAGCATCAGTCGAGCTGATGGAGGACAacgaaaaaaagaaaacaagaatcATCAAACCAATGCTGCAGTTTGACTAAACACAATGCTCACATTGCAAAGCTGcaattttatttctttagattCTACACATTTCTGAGATTTCAGATTTTAAATGTGATACATATAGTGATAAAAACACTATCTGGAACACAAATGCACAATTGTACTGCAGTGAGCAAGGTCTTATTTAAGCTCAAGCAGGAAACATGTGCTTATATTTCTGATTTCTGAACTTCAGTTCTGCAGGACCTTTATGACCTTCCACCACAACATCTGAATATCTGACACAACCAGGCAGATAATAACTATGAACTGCATGTTTCTGAGCTCGAACACGAGACACAACTTATCAGTATTATCCTTGTCTCACAAATGCAATTAGGTCTGAAGTCTTAACTCTTAATCCAAAACTCAATTACAGGTAATTTATCAGACACATTCTTGTACATTAAGTTATGAGTAAAGCTAACCATAAAATACCTGGCCAATAAGTGCACTCCAACACACGTCATCCTAATAAATGCACCACATACAAACCAATTGTTAATTCTTCGTTTAAACGAAAAATTGCGTTGCTTTATGCCAAATTCTTAACTTAATTACTCTTAAAATTGCAGTGGTGTTTACCTATATTGCTAGGTCTCGTTAGCCACATAGCCtagcaaaaagcagcagctaGCGCAGCCTGCCTAGCCTTAGCTAACATGCTAGCATGGTTTAAACAAAAGGGAGAGATTCAAGTGACACTGATGCATCGGTAAATGTTGCACATTCGTGAGTTAATCGGTAAATGAAAAGTAAAACTTTCTTGGAGAATTTCACCTGGAGCTACCCTgaactagctagctagctggctaTCGTTAGCATCGCCACGCTAGGACCGTCGGACTGTTGATCGTTTTACCGTAACCCACCTCTGCGCGTCAACCAGCGTTGATGTAAAGATCGATGACGACGCAGCAAAGATCCCTGGAAGCCTCGCTTCGCCAGACACGTTGGCGAACGTCGGTAGCTAAATCACAGCAAGTGACCGAGCGGCATGACCTACTTAACGAGTCCGCCCGTAAACACAGCAGACAGCGCCTCGGCACATGTTGGGCTCCTGTCAGCAGAAAACACGCACGGACCTGGAAGTACAGATGTAACGCACGTCGAGCAAAACTAGTGAATGaaagaaaagtcaaataaatgCTTTTACAAGACTTTTTTAGATTGTGTGGCAAAATAGACGTTGTTTAAGTTTAGCTTGTTCAATTTTATAGAATGGTGCTTAAACAGgcgttttttttaacataaaacgtttttgttaaatgttcagctttg
It encodes:
- the spsb3a gene encoding SPRY domain-containing SOCS box protein 3a, whose translation is MSRRSRNSRAWRYVWGGIRQDADARALVLASESDEWSYDRLEFSDSDSEADFSTVIVPPVPSAVPVTGESYCGCDSQAETSYNPRLRGFHQVKDCHCGEDDQDFDWVWDTNSRSTATMLSCDNRKVNFHSEYSCGTAAIRGSKELADGQHFWEIKMTSPVYGTDMMVGIGTSDVNLDKYRHTFCSLLGKDTDSWGLSYTGLLHHKGDKTNFSSRFGQGSIIGVHLDTWHGTLTFFKNRKCIGVATTELQNKRFYPMACSTAAKSSMKVIRSCSAPTSLLYLCCARLRQLLPECIDTLEVLPLPPGLRQLLHNKLGWVLSLNSGSTEESPDGPERSPRLPVPRLAGPSSSESDSEGCTSDPEACQRKRCRWT